In the genome of Candidatus Omnitrophota bacterium, one region contains:
- a CDS encoding PIG-L family deacetylase produces MKKNENRILVIAAHPDDEILGCGGTVARLINEGHEAYALILGEGITSRYAKGSNRMEKDLKALRSSIERANRVIGVKKVYPLNFPDNRFDAVPTLDIVKNIEAVKNRVKPQIIFTHHWRDLNIDHRITFNAVLTACRPVEEETVSEIYSFEIPSSTEWNYPYTFAPNLFVDITMTMKKKLAAVKCYTTELRKFPHPRSPRAIETQAAKWGSVASRKYAEAFEAVRIIR; encoded by the coding sequence ATGAAAAAAAATGAAAACAGAATATTGGTAATTGCGGCCCACCCTGACGACGAGATTCTTGGCTGCGGCGGGACTGTTGCCAGATTGATAAATGAAGGCCACGAGGCATATGCGCTGATACTTGGGGAAGGTATAACTTCGAGATATGCCAAAGGGTCCAATAGAATGGAAAAAGATTTAAAGGCGTTGAGGAGTTCGATAGAGAGGGCCAACCGAGTTATAGGAGTAAAGAAAGTATATCCGCTGAACTTTCCGGATAATAGATTTGATGCGGTCCCCACGCTTGATATAGTAAAAAATATAGAGGCGGTAAAAAACAGGGTGAAGCCGCAGATAATATTTACACACCACTGGCGCGACTTGAACATAGATCATAGAATTACCTTTAACGCGGTCTTGACCGCGTGCCGTCCCGTAGAAGAAGAGACCGTAAGCGAGATTTACTCTTTTGAAATACCGTCCTCAACAGAATGGAACTATCCTTACACCTTTGCGCCCAATTTATTTGTGGATATTACGATGACAATGAAGAAAAAGCTTGCTGCGGTAAAATGCTATACAACTGAACTTAGAAAATTTCCTCATCCGCGCTCCCCAAGGGCCATTGAAACACAGGCTGCAAAATGGGGAAGCGTAGCTTCCAGGAAGTATGCCGAGGCGTTCGAGGCAGTGAGGATCATAAGGTGA